The segment TCGGTGTCTGGCAGGTGCCGGACGACGAGGCCGCGGCGGCCGTGGCGACCGCTCTGGAGGCCGGCTACCGCTCCATCGACACCGCCGCGATCTACGGGAACGAAGAGGGCACGGGCCGTGCCGTCGCCGCGTCCGGGATCGCCCGCGAGGACGTGTTCGTCACCACCAAGCTGTGGAACAGCGAGCAGGGCTTCGACTCGACGCTGAAGGCCTTCGACGCCTCGCTCGACAAGCTGGGTCTCGACTACGTCGACCTGTACCTGATCCACTGGCCGGTGCCCTCGAAGGACGCGTACGTCGACACCTACCGCGCGATCGAGAAGATCCACGCGGACGGCCGCGCCAAGGCGATCGGTGTCTCGAACTTCCTCCCTGAGCACCTGGAGCGGCTGATCGGCGAGACCTCGGTCGTGCCCGCCGTCAACCAGATCGAGCTCCACCCGCAGCTCCCCCAGCAGGCCTCCCGCGAGGCCCACGCCCGGTACGGCATCGCGACCGAGGCGTGGTCGCCGCTGGGTTCGGGCAAGGGGCTCCTGGACGTACCGGCGATCGTGGCGATCGGCCGGAAGCACGGGCGGACCCCGGCCCAGGTCGTGCTGCGCTGGCACCTCCAGCTGGGGAACGTGGTGATTCCGAAGTCGGTCACCCCGTCCCGCATCCAGGAGAACATCGACGTCTTCGGCTTCGAGCTGGACGCCGAGGACCTGGCGGCGATCGCCGCGCTCGACGAGAACCGTCGGCTGGGCCCGAACCCCGCTGAGTTCGGCGCCTGACCGGTCGCGTGACGACGACGGCGCCGAGGTCCACCCGGACCTCGGCGCCGTTGTCGTACCCCCGGCATAGAGTCGACGGCGGATCTTGGAGCGGAGTGGCGAGTGAGGGAGTCGATTCGGTGAGCGGTGGTTCTCCGGTGCCCGTCGAGGAGGGCCTCTACCGGGTGCGGAACGTGGCCAGTGGGCTGCTTCTGGAGGTGTACGAGGGGTCGAGCCGCAGCGGCGCGAATGTGCAGCAGGGTGCCGAGAAGGGCACGCCCGGGCAGCACTGGCGCATCACGGCCGTGCCGAACGGCGGCGGGCTCTACCACCTGGTCAACGAGGCCAGCGGCAAGCGGCTCGACGTCGCCAACGCCTCCACGGAGAACGGCGCCAACATCCAGCAGTGGAAGGCGAACAACTTCGGTGCGCAGGAGTGGATCATCGAGCAGGACCTCCAGTCGCCGGGGACGGTCGCTCTGGTGAGCTTCATCAGCGGGCTGTTCCTGGAGGTCGCCGACGGTTCGAAGGACGACGGCGGGAACGTACGGCAGTGGGAGGACACCGACTCCCCGTTCCAGTGGTGGCGGTTGGAGCCGGTGTCCTGACCCGCCGGGGTACGGCGGGCGGGCGCGGTGGTCCTCAGCCCTTGCGGGCGGTGTGGACCGTGCGGGCCGTGAGGTGGAACAGGTCCGTGCGGTGGTGCAGGGACAGTTCGTCGGCCGGGTCGAGGAGCCGGTCGAGCATCGCCCGGTCGTCCGCTTCGAGCCGGTCGCCGAAGCCGTCCCGGATCCGCCCGTAGTGGGTGAGGGCCAGCTCCCGGACGACCGGGGACACCGGCGCGGGAATGTCGGTGAGGAAGGTGCGGGTGCCGGCGGGGGTGAGGCCCGCGTCGGCGAGGAGCGCCCGCCAGTCGTCCGGCTCGTCCTTGTGCCCGGGGACCGAGGCGCGCATCTCGCCGAACCAGTCGGCGTTGGCGGCGTCGAGGCGTGCCTCCAGGCCCGGTCGGCCGAAGCCGATGTGCCAGGGCAGGTGCCGGGCGGGCAGCCCGCCCTCGACGAGCACCATCAGGCCGCCGGGGTTCAGCAGCCCGGCGAACTCCGCGAGCGCGGCCCGCTGGTCGCCGATGTGGTGCAGGGAGTTGGCCGCCCAGATCAGGTCGGCCTTCCCCAGGTCGGCGATGCCTTCGGGGAGTTCGGCGTGGAGGGTGGAGACCCGGCCGCCGAGGCCGCGTGCCTCGGCACGTTCACGGGCGCGGACGAGGAGTTCGGGGGTGCCGTCGACGGCGACCGCCTCGGCGGCCGGGAAGGCCTCGGCGAGGATGCCGGTGACGACACCGGGGCCGCTGCCGACGTCGAGGATCCGGCGGACGCCCGGCACCGGGGCCAGCGTGCCGAGCCAGGCGGCGGCGTCCGCGTAGGCGGAGCCCTCCATCTCGGCCTGTCGCTCCAGGAGGGGACCGAGTTCGTTCCAGTCCA is part of the Streptomyces sp. NBC_00250 genome and harbors:
- a CDS encoding aldo/keto reductase, producing the protein MPQLGFGVWQVPDDEAAAAVATALEAGYRSIDTAAIYGNEEGTGRAVAASGIAREDVFVTTKLWNSEQGFDSTLKAFDASLDKLGLDYVDLYLIHWPVPSKDAYVDTYRAIEKIHADGRAKAIGVSNFLPEHLERLIGETSVVPAVNQIELHPQLPQQASREAHARYGIATEAWSPLGSGKGLLDVPAIVAIGRKHGRTPAQVVLRWHLQLGNVVIPKSVTPSRIQENIDVFGFELDAEDLAAIAALDENRRLGPNPAEFGA
- a CDS encoding RICIN domain-containing protein → MSGGSPVPVEEGLYRVRNVASGLLLEVYEGSSRSGANVQQGAEKGTPGQHWRITAVPNGGGLYHLVNEASGKRLDVANASTENGANIQQWKANNFGAQEWIIEQDLQSPGTVALVSFISGLFLEVADGSKDDGGNVRQWEDTDSPFQWWRLEPVS
- a CDS encoding class I SAM-dependent methyltransferase, translated to MSQHTASHHDHPHGEGHGHRHAPGHKQTHGHDHDGTHLDWNELGPLLERQAEMEGSAYADAAAWLGTLAPVPGVRRILDVGSGPGVVTGILAEAFPAAEAVAVDGTPELLVRARERAEARGLGGRVSTLHAELPEGIADLGKADLIWAANSLHHIGDQRAALAEFAGLLNPGGLMVLVEGGLPARHLPWHIGFGRPGLEARLDAANADWFGEMRASVPGHKDEPDDWRALLADAGLTPAGTRTFLTDIPAPVSPVVRELALTHYGRIRDGFGDRLEADDRAMLDRLLDPADELSLHHRTDLFHLTARTVHTARKG